The proteins below are encoded in one region of Triticum aestivum cultivar Chinese Spring chromosome 1B, IWGSC CS RefSeq v2.1, whole genome shotgun sequence:
- the LOC123115823 gene encoding NDR1/HIN1-like protein 13, translating to MADRVYPAAKPTPPPPMANGAGGPTAPKPQMYQRPIYRPQGQAKSRRGRSCRCSFCCCFCWALLVVILLALVAAAAGGAFYLLYRPQRPSFTVSSVRLSTFNLSSSTTAPVLTDSIQLTVTAKNPNKKLVYFYDDFSFSAATAANAVPLGDATVPGFAHDAGNTTVFTATITAASVTVDPTGAGSDLKKSGAFSVAIDADTRAGVKVGSLKTKKMGIQVHCEGIKVTPPSPPPPPPKKVKGKNGTALAPAPALDNAETAATVSTAAHSCKVRVRVKIWKWTF from the coding sequence ATGGCCGACCGCGTCTACCCCGCCGCCAAGCCCACTCCGCCGCCCCCAATGGCCAACGGCGCCGGCGGCCCGACGGCGCCCAAGCCGCAGATGTACCAGCGCCCCATCTACCGGCCGCAGGGGCAGGCGAAGAGCAGGCGCGGGCGGTCCTGCCGGTGCAGCTTCTGCTGCTGCTTCTGCTGGGCACTGCTTGTGGTCATCCTCCTCGCGCTAGTCGCCGCGGCCGCGGGCGGCGCCTTCTACCTGCTCTACCGCCCTCAACGCCCCAGCTTCACCGTCTCCTCTGTCCGCCTCAGCACGTTCAAcctctcctcctccaccaccgcgccCGTCCTCACCGACTCCATCCAGCTCACCGTCACCGCTAAGAACCCAAACAAGAAGCTCGTCTATTTCTACGACGACTTCTCcttctccgccgccaccgccgccaacgcCGTTCCGCTCGGGGACGCCACCGTGCCTGGGTTTGCACATGATGCCGGCAACACCACCGTTTTCACTGCCACCATCACTGCTGCTAGTGTCACCGTAGACCCCACCGGCGCCGGCTCTGACCTTAAGAAGTCCGGTGCTTTCTCCGTCGCTATAGATGCCGACACGCGGGCCGGCGTCAAGGTCGGCAGCCTCAAGACCAAGAAGATGGGCATCCAGGTGCACTGCGAGGGCATCAAGGTGACGCCACCCAGTCCACCTCCGCCACCGCCGAAGAAGGTGAAGGGGAAGAATGGCACCGCCCTGGCGCCTGCGCCTGCGTTGGACAACGCGGAGACGGCCGCGACGGTGAGCACCGCCGCGCACTCGTGCAAGGTCAGAGTCCGTGTGAAGATCTGGAAGTGGACCTTCTAG